The following coding sequences lie in one Salvelinus namaycush isolate Seneca unplaced genomic scaffold, SaNama_1.0 Scaffold87, whole genome shotgun sequence genomic window:
- the LOC120043109 gene encoding polysialoglycoprotein-like, whose amino-acid sequence MIMGGVRELLLFVVTVGVVKVSCYPVGKSQKLEQVSLQRRLGELSSNDVSIVHALALLRSIGSDAKQDREEYFETNEVESQASPNHGSSTANDALSSDDATSEAATGPSDDATSEAATGPSDDATSEAATGPSDDATSEAATGPSDDATSEAATGPSDDATSEAATGPSDDATSEAATGPSDDATSEAATGPSDDATSEAATGPSDDATSEAATGPSDDATSEAATGPSDDATSEAATGPSDDATAEAATGPSDDATSEAATGPSDDATSEAATGPSDDATSEAATGPSDDATSEAATGPSDDATSEAATGPSDDATSEAATGPSDDATSEAATGPSDDATSEAATGPSDDATSEAATGPSDDATSEAATGPSDDATSEAATGPSDDATSEAATGPSDDATSEAATGPSDDATSEAATGPSDDATSEAATGPSDDATSEAATGPSDDATSEAATGPSDDATSEAATGPSDDATSEAATGPSDDATSEAATGPSDDATSEAATG is encoded by the exons atgatcatgggaggtgtgagagaattGCTGCTCTTTGTGGTGACTGTGGGGGTTGTGAAAG tttcttgttaccctgttggaaagtcccagaagctagagcaagtctctctgcagaggagacttggag agctgtcatcaaatgacgtctccattgtgcatgccctggccttgctccgatccatagggtctgacgctaaacaagacagagaag agtatttcgagactaatgaagtagaatcccaagcttctccaaaccacGGTAGCTCTACGGCAAATGATGCCCTGtcctctgacgacgctacctctgaagctgccactggcccgtctgacgacgctacctctgaagctgccactggcccgtctgacgacgctacctctgaagctgccactggcccgtctgacgacgctacctctgaagctgccactggcccgtctgacgacgctacctctgaagctgccactggcccgtctgacgacgctacctctgaagctgccactggcccgtctgacgacgctacctctgaagctgccactggcccgtctgacgacgctacctctgaagctgccactggcccgtctgacgacgctacctctgaagctgccactggcccgtctgacgacgctacctctgaagctgccactggcccgtctgacgacgctacctctgaagctgccactggcccgtctgacgacgctacctctgaagctgccactggcccgtctgacgacgctaccgctgaagctgccactggcccgtctgacgacgctacctctgaagctgccactggcccgtctgacgacgctacctctgaagctgccactggcccgtctgacgacgctacctctgaagctgccactggcccgtctgacgacgctacctctgaagctgccactggcccgtctgacgacgctacctctgaagctgccactggcccgtctgacgacgctacctctgaagctgccactggcccgtctgacgacgctacctctgaagctgccactggcccgtctgacgacgctacctctgaagctgccactggcccgtctgacgacgctacctctgaagctgccactggcccgtctgacgacgctacctctgaagctgccactggcccgtctgacgacgctacctctgaagctgccactggcccgtctgacgacgctacctctgaagctgccactggcccgtctgacgacgctacctctgaagctgccactggcccgtctgacgacgctacctctgaagctgccactggcccgtctgacgacgctacctctgaagctgccactggcccgtctgacgacgctacatctgaagctgccactggcccgtctgacgacgctacctctgaagctgccactggcccgtctgacgacgctacctctgaagctgccactggcccgtctgacgacgctacctctgaagctgccactggcccgtctgacgacgctacctctgaagctgccactggcccgtctgacgacgctacctctgaagctgccactggc